One stretch of Geitlerinema sp. PCC 9228 DNA includes these proteins:
- a CDS encoding response regulator yields MSTVLIVEDDLVNARVFSKILTKRGKMQVKHTEDVNEVISSAQSGEVDLILMDVSLSRSMYEGKAVDGIKITQMLKSDPKTANLPVILVTAHAMAGDRETFLEQSGADSYISKPVVDHQEFVEHIQSLLDRK; encoded by the coding sequence ATGTCTACAGTTTTAATTGTGGAAGATGATTTGGTAAATGCCCGCGTTTTTTCTAAAATTCTTACCAAGCGCGGCAAAATGCAAGTCAAACACACCGAAGATGTAAATGAAGTAATCTCGAGCGCTCAATCTGGGGAAGTGGATTTGATTTTAATGGATGTTTCCCTTTCTCGCAGTATGTACGAAGGCAAGGCGGTGGATGGGATTAAAATTACCCAAATGTTGAAATCCGACCCCAAGACTGCGAATTTACCAGTGATTTTGGTGACGGCTCATGCCATGGCGGGCGATCGCGAAACCTTTCTCGAACAAAGCGGTGCCGATAGCTATATCTCCAAGCCGGTGGTCGATCACCAAGAGTTTGTCGAACACATTCAATCGTTGCTCGATCGCAAGTGA
- a CDS encoding PAS domain S-box protein yields MSFTESPLETSSAKLICRFAPNGTITFVNETFSRHLGQPAAQTIGSNIFHWLSNTEWDTFQAYLRSFCPENPIGVHQQKILTADGRLCIQHWQTCAFFDVQGQVLEFQAVGVDLNNTEHLAAQLRQSQEQIASIAANIPGCVYRIHCLEERPTRQPHLYVSFISAGVQDLLGVEPSQVLADPRYLLQHIHPEDQPQLVQVMEKARSQQISTYLEYRIFPSGGELKWVRDSIHSSRTDSGQMVIDGVLLDITDRKQAEQEVRDREEQFRLLASQSPMGIFQTNDRKEVIFVSQRWCELTGLTPEQAYRQEWPCALHPEDKDTFLAAWATAETQPLSKMEFRFQRPDGSIAWVLGKARPWYSEKGEFRGLIGTLLDITERKQAEASLRKSQQFLQLVLENIPDFVFWKDFHSVYLGCNRNFARLVGVETPEAIVGKTDLELSWNREEAETFRSWDRYVMDNNCPQYHIEEQGRRSDNTQGWFDTSKIPLHDEAGNVIGILGTFADITERKHTEATLRQSEHKYRSLAKMFPNGVVSVLDSQMCYTLNEGQAAEELGFAGDVIVGKRPEEFLPPQTCQVLLPAFQQALAGGSQTIELEYEGRYFLIHISPFVQNDNQTHEIIAVAQDICDRVRAEQALRESQQKYQTLFEILPVGVSILDNTGKLIEANTASEKIFGVSRSEHNDSNYQETTWKAMYVDGTPLDKNSSPWAIALRENRTVSQSCLGLRHANGETRWLQVKAAPLPLPGYGVAVAYMDISQQRQVEKRLRQINHCFLEFDSNHLDNINTLVRVVGELLQAHLVLYNHLENDRIINFGQWTSDGSEPVFPCSDCPIGRQLLEQNQSQQTFIGHGEDLNAMECQSQLSQRFQTYMGCAVRYQGKNVGCLCLFYQNHRDFSNEDLDLLSIVASALGVEEDRYQVHQTLQLQAERERLSKAIAQKIYRSLYLEDILDTTVTDVRSILQSDRVLVYCLHENRSGTIVAEATHPEIASLLHRSFSPACFPESCYQKYQRGEIGTIDDITQGPFSPCFVEFMESIGAQSALVIPIQRWQPHVTTNATDPQETTLWGLLIVHQCRFVRHWQAWEKEWLRQIATQAGIAIQQSQLYQQLQATNTELQHLAAIDSLTKIANRRRFDEYLHHECWRCQQQELPLSLILCDIDFFKSYNDTYGHPQGDSCLQEVAAIIQKVLKRSTDIVARYGGEEFAIILPETDNQGAVRVAETIRQQIYQRHIEHRSSAIAAHITLSFGIATTGPLVYVDGTELVNRSDRALYEAKNLGRDRICIYKYKQVRHGI; encoded by the coding sequence TTGAGTTTTACTGAGTCCCCTTTAGAGACTTCTTCCGCAAAATTGATTTGCCGGTTTGCTCCCAACGGTACAATTACCTTCGTTAACGAAACCTTTAGCCGCCATTTGGGGCAGCCAGCAGCACAGACCATTGGCAGCAATATTTTCCACTGGCTGAGCAACACAGAATGGGATACTTTTCAAGCCTACTTACGCTCCTTTTGTCCGGAAAACCCCATCGGCGTTCACCAACAAAAAATACTGACGGCTGACGGTCGCTTATGTATCCAACACTGGCAAACCTGTGCTTTTTTTGACGTGCAAGGGCAGGTTTTAGAGTTTCAAGCCGTGGGCGTCGATTTAAACAACACCGAACACCTGGCTGCTCAATTGCGCCAAAGTCAAGAACAAATTGCCAGCATTGCTGCCAACATTCCCGGTTGCGTGTATCGGATTCACTGTCTGGAAGAAAGACCAACCAGGCAACCCCATCTGTACGTGTCCTTTATCAGTGCCGGAGTGCAAGATTTGTTGGGGGTAGAGCCCTCGCAAGTACTTGCCGATCCCAGGTATCTGTTGCAACATATCCATCCAGAAGACCAACCGCAGTTGGTACAAGTGATGGAAAAAGCGCGATCGCAGCAGATATCCACTTATTTAGAATATCGGATTTTCCCCAGTGGCGGCGAACTCAAATGGGTGCGCGATAGCATTCATTCTTCCCGTACCGATAGTGGTCAGATGGTTATTGATGGAGTTTTGCTGGATATTACCGATCGCAAACAAGCGGAACAAGAAGTACGCGATCGCGAAGAACAATTCCGCCTGCTCGCCAGCCAGTCTCCCATGGGGATTTTCCAAACCAACGACCGCAAAGAAGTGATTTTTGTCAGCCAGCGTTGGTGCGAACTGACGGGACTGACCCCAGAACAAGCTTACCGGCAGGAGTGGCCTTGCGCTCTCCATCCCGAAGATAAAGACACATTTTTAGCAGCTTGGGCAACCGCCGAAACCCAACCCTTGAGCAAAATGGAATTTCGATTTCAAAGACCAGATGGCAGCATCGCTTGGGTTTTGGGGAAAGCACGTCCGTGGTACAGCGAAAAAGGGGAATTTCGCGGTTTGATTGGCACTTTGCTAGATATCACCGAACGCAAACAAGCCGAGGCTTCCCTACGAAAATCGCAACAGTTCTTGCAGCTGGTTTTAGAAAATATTCCCGATTTTGTCTTTTGGAAGGATTTTCACTCCGTGTATCTGGGATGCAACCGCAATTTTGCCCGTTTGGTAGGGGTGGAAACCCCAGAAGCCATCGTTGGCAAAACCGATTTGGAACTATCCTGGAATCGGGAGGAAGCGGAAACCTTTCGCTCTTGGGACCGCTACGTCATGGACAACAACTGTCCCCAGTACCACATTGAAGAACAAGGGCGGCGTTCCGACAATACCCAGGGATGGTTCGATACCAGCAAAATTCCCCTACACGACGAGGCAGGCAATGTCATTGGCATTTTAGGCACTTTTGCCGATATTACTGAACGCAAGCATACGGAAGCCACGTTGCGCCAAAGCGAACACAAATACCGTTCCCTGGCTAAAATGTTTCCCAACGGCGTAGTGTCGGTTTTGGATAGCCAAATGTGCTATACCTTGAACGAAGGCCAAGCAGCGGAAGAGTTGGGATTTGCCGGAGATGTCATTGTGGGAAAAAGACCAGAGGAATTTTTACCTCCCCAGACTTGCCAGGTTTTGCTACCCGCTTTCCAACAAGCATTGGCCGGTGGTTCGCAAACAATCGAACTAGAATATGAAGGGCGGTATTTTCTGATTCACATTTCGCCGTTTGTACAAAATGATAATCAAACCCATGAAATTATCGCTGTTGCTCAAGATATTTGCGATCGCGTGCGGGCGGAACAGGCTTTGCGAGAAAGCCAGCAAAAATACCAAACCCTATTTGAAATTTTACCCGTAGGTGTTTCTATTCTCGATAATACCGGAAAGCTTATAGAAGCTAATACTGCTTCCGAAAAAATTTTCGGCGTATCTCGCTCGGAACACAATGATAGTAACTATCAAGAGACGACATGGAAAGCCATGTATGTTGATGGCACGCCTTTGGACAAAAACTCGTCTCCTTGGGCGATCGCATTGCGGGAAAACCGTACGGTTTCTCAAAGCTGTTTGGGACTACGCCACGCCAACGGCGAAACTCGCTGGTTGCAAGTCAAAGCTGCTCCCCTGCCGCTACCCGGTTATGGCGTAGCAGTTGCTTATATGGACATCAGCCAACAGCGACAAGTGGAAAAACGCTTGCGACAAATCAATCACTGTTTCCTGGAATTTGATAGCAACCACCTCGATAATATCAACACGCTGGTGAGAGTAGTTGGGGAACTGCTCCAGGCGCATTTGGTTTTGTACAATCACCTAGAAAACGATCGAATCATTAATTTTGGACAGTGGACCAGCGACGGCAGCGAACCAGTTTTTCCTTGTTCTGATTGTCCCATAGGCAGGCAATTGCTAGAACAGAACCAAAGCCAACAAACTTTCATCGGTCATGGGGAAGACCTAAACGCAATGGAATGTCAGTCCCAGCTTTCCCAGCGTTTCCAAACCTACATGGGGTGTGCGGTTCGCTACCAAGGAAAAAATGTAGGTTGTTTGTGTTTGTTCTATCAAAACCATCGCGACTTCTCCAACGAAGATTTGGATTTGCTCAGCATCGTTGCTTCGGCATTGGGGGTAGAAGAAGACCGCTACCAGGTCCATCAAACCTTACAACTACAAGCGGAACGGGAACGTTTGAGCAAAGCGATCGCGCAAAAAATCTATCGCTCTCTCTACCTAGAAGATATTTTAGATACTACCGTTACTGACGTGCGTTCTATTTTGCAAAGCGATCGCGTTTTGGTGTACTGCTTGCATGAAAATCGTTCCGGAACCATCGTCGCCGAAGCCACCCATCCCGAGATTGCTTCGCTTTTGCACAGAAGTTTTTCGCCAGCTTGTTTTCCCGAAAGTTGCTACCAAAAATACCAACGAGGGGAAATCGGTACCATTGATGACATCACCCAAGGTCCGTTTTCCCCTTGTTTTGTGGAGTTTATGGAAAGTATTGGCGCGCAGTCGGCACTCGTTATCCCCATTCAACGCTGGCAACCGCATGTCACCACCAACGCCACCGACCCCCAAGAGACTACCTTATGGGGATTGCTGATTGTCCATCAATGCCGTTTTGTCCGCCACTGGCAAGCATGGGAAAAAGAATGGTTGCGTCAAATTGCTACCCAAGCCGGGATTGCCATCCAACAATCGCAACTGTACCAGCAACTGCAAGCCACCAATACCGAACTGCAACATTTGGCTGCCATAGATTCGTTGACCAAGATTGCCAATCGCCGCCGGTTTGATGAATATTTGCACCACGAATGCTGGCGCTGCCAACAACAAGAGTTGCCTCTATCGTTAATTTTGTGCGATATTGACTTTTTTAAATCCTACAACGATACCTACGGTCACCCCCAGGGGGATAGCTGCCTGCAAGAGGTAGCGGCCATCATCCAGAAAGTTCTCAAACGGTCTACCGATATTGTGGCGCGCTATGGCGGCGAAGAATTTGCCATTATTTTACCGGAGACTGACAATCAAGGGGCGGTTCGAGTGGCTGAAACCATTCGCCAGCAGATTTACCAACGTCACATCGAACACCGAAGTTCTGCTATTGCTGCTCATATCACCCTCAGCTTTGGCATCGCCACCACCGGTCCGCTGGTGTATGTTGATGGTACGGAATTGGTGAACCGTTCCGACCGCGCCTTGTACGAAGCTAAGAATTTAGGTCGCGATCGCATCTGTATTTATAAATATAAACAGGTGCGTCATGGAATTTGA
- a CDS encoding GTP-binding protein, giving the protein MPTAPVPSDQSQGVDAPKHGLPVTIITGFLGSGKTTLLNHILTNQQGLKTAVLVNEFGEIGIDNDLIVSTEDNMVALSNGCICCTINNDLMDAVYQVLERPENVDYLVVETTGLADPLPVAMTFLGTELRDMTRLDSIITLVDCENYSVDLFNSQTAYSQIAYGDIILLNKTDLVDEADVDLLESKIRDIKSDARILRTVRSQVPLPLILSVGLFESDRYFKDSDHDHHHDHHHDHHHDHHHDHHHDHHHHDHHDHQNHLEVDGFSSLSFESKQPFDLRKFQYFLDNQLPSTIFRAKGILWFKESSQRHIFHLSGKRFAIDDDEWKTEPKNQLVLIGQNLDSEKLRSQLNECLTQ; this is encoded by the coding sequence ATGCCTACCGCACCGGTTCCATCCGACCAATCGCAAGGGGTTGATGCTCCCAAACATGGATTGCCCGTTACCATTATTACCGGGTTCCTGGGCAGTGGCAAAACCACTTTGCTCAATCACATTTTGACCAACCAGCAGGGATTGAAAACTGCTGTATTGGTCAACGAATTTGGCGAAATCGGGATTGACAACGATTTGATTGTCAGTACCGAAGACAATATGGTGGCCTTGAGCAATGGCTGCATTTGCTGCACCATCAACAATGATTTGATGGATGCGGTCTACCAAGTTTTGGAACGTCCGGAAAATGTGGATTACCTGGTGGTGGAAACCACGGGATTGGCTGACCCGTTGCCAGTAGCTATGACCTTTTTGGGGACGGAACTGCGGGATATGACCCGCTTGGATTCGATTATTACCCTGGTGGATTGCGAAAACTACAGTGTGGATTTGTTTAACAGTCAAACGGCTTACAGCCAAATTGCCTACGGGGATATTATTCTGCTGAACAAGACCGATTTGGTGGACGAAGCTGATGTGGATTTGCTGGAGAGCAAAATTCGCGATATTAAATCCGATGCTCGGATTCTGCGTACGGTGCGATCGCAAGTTCCCTTGCCTTTGATTCTCAGCGTGGGTTTGTTTGAATCCGATCGCTATTTTAAAGATAGCGACCACGACCACCACCACGACCACCACCACGACCACCACCACGACCACCACCACGACCACCACCACGACCACCACCACCACGACCACCACGACCATCAAAATCATTTAGAGGTGGATGGGTTCAGTTCTCTTTCTTTTGAAAGTAAACAACCGTTCGATCTGCGGAAATTTCAATATTTTCTGGACAACCAACTGCCATCTACAATTTTCCGCGCCAAAGGGATTCTCTGGTTCAAAGAAAGCTCTCAACGCCATATTTTCCATTTGAGTGGCAAACGCTTTGCTATTGACGATGACGAGTGGAAAACCGAACCGAAAAACCAACTGGTTCTTATTGGTCAAAATTTAGATAGCGAAAAACTGCGATCGCAGCTCAACGAGTGTCTAACCCAGTAA
- the dtd gene encoding D-aminoacyl-tRNA deacylase yields the protein MRVLLQRVTASEVTVNGKVIGKIGRGLNLLVGISQNDTEEQIDWMARKCLQLRVFPDEAGKLWQYSVQDIGGDILAVSQFTLYGDCRKGRRPSFDASAAPDRALAHYYEFVKKLRASGLRVETGEFGATMEVAIANDGPVTLLLER from the coding sequence ATGCGCGTACTTTTGCAACGGGTCACAGCTTCGGAGGTAACGGTCAACGGCAAGGTCATTGGCAAAATTGGCCGGGGTCTTAACTTGCTGGTGGGGATTTCCCAAAACGATACCGAAGAACAAATCGATTGGATGGCACGTAAATGCTTGCAACTGCGCGTGTTTCCCGACGAAGCCGGCAAATTATGGCAGTATTCGGTGCAAGACATCGGCGGCGATATTTTGGCGGTCAGTCAGTTCACCCTGTACGGAGACTGTCGCAAAGGTCGCCGACCTTCCTTTGATGCCTCAGCCGCACCCGATCGGGCTTTAGCACATTACTACGAATTTGTCAAGAAACTGCGTGCCAGCGGTTTGCGGGTAGAAACTGGGGAATTTGGTGCCACCATGGAAGTCGCGATCGCCAATGACGGACCCGTCACCTTGCTTTTAGAACGCTAG
- the ftsH2 gene encoding ATP-dependent zinc metalloprotease FtsH2 codes for MKFSWRVILLWTLPLLVVGFFLWQGAFPGAVGDSGRNTASSQLSYGRFLDYLDAGRVTNVEIYDGGRTAVVEAMDPDLDNRMQRLRVDLPGNTPELVSKLREEQVSFDVHPPSNDGAIWGILGNLIFPILLIAGLFFLFRRSNNVGGGPGQAMNFGKSKARFQMEAKTGVVFEDVAGVDEAKEELQEVVSFLKKPERFTAVGAKIPKGVLLIGPPGTGKTMLAKAIAGEAGVPFFSISGSEFVEMFVGVGASRVRDLFKKAKENAPCIIFIDEIDAVGRQRGAGIGGGNDEREQTLNQLLTEMDGFEGNAGIIIIAATNRPDVLDPAILRPGRFDRQISVDAPDLKGRLSILSVHARNKKLAPEVDLEGIARRTPGFTGADLANLLNEAAILTARRRKDAMTMAEINDAIDRVVAGMEGTPLVDGKTKRLIAYHEVGHALIGTLRPHHDPVQKVTLVPRGQARGLTWFMPGEEQTLVSRAQLMDRIMGALGGRAAEEVVFGHAEVTTGAGGDLQQLTAMARQMVTRFGMSDLGPLSLESQSDEVFLGRDLMSRSKYSEEIASRVDAQVRAIVEHCHEEARRLIRENRAAVDRLVDLLIEKETIDGEEFRQIVAEYTEVPEKEQYTVSLQS; via the coding sequence ATGAAATTTTCTTGGAGAGTTATTCTACTTTGGACGTTGCCCCTGCTAGTCGTGGGATTCTTCCTGTGGCAAGGCGCTTTCCCCGGCGCAGTCGGCGACTCCGGCAGAAACACCGCTAGCAGCCAACTGAGCTACGGTCGTTTCCTTGACTACCTCGATGCCGGTCGGGTAACCAACGTAGAAATTTATGATGGCGGTCGTACAGCCGTCGTTGAAGCAATGGACCCCGATCTAGACAATCGCATGCAGCGGTTGCGGGTAGATCTTCCCGGCAACACCCCAGAACTGGTTTCCAAACTGCGGGAAGAACAGGTCAGCTTTGACGTACATCCTCCCAGCAACGACGGTGCCATTTGGGGCATTTTGGGGAACTTAATTTTCCCCATCTTGTTAATTGCGGGATTGTTCTTCCTATTTCGCCGATCCAACAACGTCGGTGGCGGTCCCGGACAAGCCATGAACTTCGGCAAATCCAAAGCTCGTTTTCAAATGGAAGCCAAAACTGGCGTTGTTTTTGAAGACGTAGCCGGCGTTGACGAAGCCAAGGAAGAACTGCAAGAAGTGGTCAGCTTCTTGAAAAAACCAGAACGGTTCACCGCTGTCGGTGCCAAAATTCCCAAAGGTGTTTTGCTCATCGGTCCGCCGGGAACCGGGAAAACCATGCTTGCTAAGGCCATTGCCGGGGAAGCTGGCGTGCCTTTCTTTAGCATCTCCGGTTCCGAATTCGTAGAAATGTTCGTTGGGGTCGGTGCTTCCCGGGTACGCGACCTGTTCAAGAAAGCCAAAGAAAACGCCCCTTGTATCATCTTCATCGACGAAATTGACGCAGTGGGTCGCCAACGGGGGGCTGGCATTGGCGGTGGCAACGACGAACGGGAACAAACCCTCAACCAGTTGCTCACGGAAATGGATGGTTTTGAGGGCAACGCCGGCATTATCATCATCGCTGCCACCAACCGTCCCGACGTTCTTGACCCGGCGATTCTGCGTCCCGGACGTTTCGACCGACAAATCAGCGTGGATGCCCCAGACCTCAAAGGTCGCCTTTCCATTCTCAGCGTACACGCGCGCAACAAGAAACTGGCACCAGAGGTGGACTTGGAAGGCATTGCCCGACGGACCCCTGGGTTCACGGGTGCCGATTTGGCCAACCTATTGAACGAGGCAGCTATTCTCACGGCCCGTCGCCGCAAAGATGCCATGACCATGGCGGAAATCAACGATGCCATCGACCGGGTGGTTGCCGGTATGGAAGGGACACCGCTGGTGGATGGCAAGACCAAACGCCTCATTGCCTACCACGAAGTCGGTCACGCTTTGATTGGTACCCTGCGTCCCCACCACGACCCAGTGCAGAAGGTGACCTTGGTGCCCCGGGGGCAAGCACGTGGCTTGACTTGGTTTATGCCAGGGGAAGAACAAACCCTGGTTTCCCGCGCCCAATTGATGGACCGGATTATGGGTGCTTTGGGCGGTCGCGCTGCCGAAGAGGTGGTGTTCGGACACGCAGAAGTAACCACTGGTGCCGGTGGCGACTTGCAGCAGCTGACGGCGATGGCACGGCAAATGGTGACCCGCTTTGGCATGTCGGATTTGGGTCCGCTGTCGCTGGAGTCGCAATCGGATGAGGTGTTCTTAGGACGCGATTTGATGTCCCGTTCTAAGTATTCTGAGGAAATTGCTTCTCGCGTGGATGCGCAGGTACGCGCAATTGTGGAACACTGCCACGAAGAAGCCCGTCGCTTGATTCGGGAAAATCGGGCCGCTGTCGATCGCTTGGTGGACCTGTTGATTGAGAAGGAAACCATCGATGGCGAAGAGTTCCGTCAAATTGTGGCTGAGTACACGGAAGTACCGGAGAAGGAACAGTATACGGTGAGCTTGCAGTCGTAA
- a CDS encoding methyltransferase domain-containing protein, with product MVNFFVLALGIVLVVLAIGIAIYLASARPFKSPESVANSYDQWTQDGILEFYWGEHIHLGYYGSPPQKKDFLEAKADFVREMAHWGGLDQLPPGTTVLDVGCGIGGSSRLLAREYGFSVTGVTISPQQVRRAQELTPEDLAAKFLVNDAMSLSFPDASFDVVWSIETGPHIPDKKAFANELLRVLKPGGILVVADWNQRDDREKPLNFWEKPVMRQLLDQWSHPAFSSIESFSELLVSTGLVEGQVRTDDWTEPTLPSWIDSIWQGVVRPQGWMRYGLTGFMKSVREVPTMLLMRLAFGAGLCRFGMFRAVRATSPSELQTTASGQTVESQ from the coding sequence ATCGTGAATTTCTTCGTTCTAGCTCTGGGCATTGTGCTCGTGGTGCTAGCCATTGGTATTGCCATTTATCTAGCCAGCGCCCGTCCCTTTAAATCTCCCGAGTCCGTTGCCAACTCCTACGACCAATGGACGCAAGATGGCATTTTGGAATTTTATTGGGGCGAACATATCCATTTAGGATACTACGGTTCGCCCCCCCAGAAAAAAGATTTTCTAGAAGCCAAAGCCGATTTTGTTCGAGAAATGGCTCATTGGGGAGGATTGGACCAACTTCCCCCAGGAACCACAGTTTTAGATGTGGGATGTGGCATTGGGGGGAGCAGCCGCCTTTTGGCCCGGGAATATGGTTTTTCCGTCACAGGTGTAACCATTAGTCCCCAGCAAGTGAGGCGCGCTCAAGAACTTACCCCCGAAGACCTGGCGGCCAAATTCTTGGTCAACGATGCCATGTCTCTATCTTTTCCCGATGCTAGTTTTGACGTGGTCTGGTCCATCGAAACCGGACCTCATATTCCCGACAAAAAAGCTTTTGCAAACGAATTACTGCGGGTGTTAAAACCAGGCGGTATTCTCGTAGTGGCTGACTGGAATCAAAGGGACGACCGAGAAAAACCCCTCAATTTTTGGGAAAAACCGGTTATGCGGCAACTGCTCGACCAATGGTCCCATCCCGCCTTTTCCAGTATTGAAAGTTTTTCCGAACTGTTGGTATCTACAGGATTGGTAGAAGGTCAAGTAAGAACGGATGATTGGACCGAACCAACCCTTCCTTCCTGGATCGACTCCATTTGGCAAGGGGTGGTTCGTCCTCAAGGATGGATGCGTTACGGTCTCACTGGCTTTATGAAATCCGTACGGGAAGTACCGACTATGCTGTTAATGCGGCTGGCCTTTGGTGCTGGTCTTTGCCGCTTTGGCATGTTTCGCGCGGTGCGAGCCACCTCACCAAGCGAACTGCAAACAACGGCATCCGGTCAAACAGTGGAAAGCCAATAG
- the rpsB gene encoding 30S ribosomal protein S2 yields MAVVSLPELLEAGVHFGHQARRWNPKMKPYIFTVRNGIHIIDLVQTAALMEEAYEYVRNSAEKGKKFLFVGTKRQAAGIIQQESQRCGGYYVNQRWLGGMLTNWATIKTRVERLKELERLEETGALSLRPKKEAATLRRELEKLQKYLGGIRSMRKVPDIAIIVDVRREYNAVSECQKLGIPILSLLDTNCDPSAVDIPIPGNDDAIRSIKLILGKLADAIYEGRHGQPSESEEFNEDVLDEYDEYEEEYDDEEEEEFAEAGVAATGSDSDEDQDQES; encoded by the coding sequence ATGGCAGTTGTATCTCTTCCCGAACTTCTCGAAGCTGGGGTTCACTTTGGGCACCAAGCGCGCCGGTGGAACCCCAAAATGAAACCCTATATTTTCACCGTCCGCAACGGCATTCACATCATTGACCTGGTGCAAACCGCGGCCTTGATGGAAGAAGCCTACGAATACGTACGTAACTCCGCTGAAAAAGGCAAAAAATTCCTCTTCGTTGGTACCAAACGCCAAGCCGCCGGCATCATCCAACAAGAATCCCAACGTTGCGGCGGCTACTACGTCAACCAACGCTGGTTGGGAGGCATGCTCACCAACTGGGCCACCATTAAAACCCGGGTAGAGCGTTTAAAAGAACTGGAACGCCTCGAAGAAACCGGTGCCTTATCCCTACGACCCAAAAAAGAAGCAGCCACCCTGCGGCGGGAATTAGAAAAACTGCAAAAATACTTGGGCGGTATCCGCAGCATGCGCAAAGTTCCCGACATTGCCATCATCGTAGACGTTCGTCGGGAGTACAACGCCGTCTCCGAGTGCCAAAAACTCGGTATCCCCATTCTATCCTTGCTAGACACCAACTGCGACCCATCAGCCGTGGATATTCCCATTCCCGGCAACGACGATGCCATTCGTTCCATCAAACTCATCCTCGGCAAACTCGCCGATGCCATTTACGAAGGTCGTCACGGTCAGCCTAGCGAGTCGGAAGAATTTAACGAGGATGTCCTCGATGAATACGACGAATACGAGGAAGAATACGACGACGAAGAAGAAGAAGAGTTCGCCGAAGCCGGTGTTGCTGCCACCGGGTCCGACTCTGACGAAGACCAAGACCAAGAAAGTTAG
- a CDS encoding RNA-guided endonuclease TnpB family protein, translating to MSAALEYLCRESNKLYNCTLYLARQLDFKAGKFFNGSWLSSQMKLNSHMKALYTSAAQPTCISVGKAFKSFKELLKPWRKGELPEKPKPPQYRTSDSRFQIGYPQRWLKLVDGVVKVPMGKACKTWFNLSEVFLPFPTHLDWNQVQKLQIVPRAGYFDVVWIGKGKPVEPVDFAPDKALSIDPGLNNWLTCTTTEGTSFLVDGKHLKSLNQWYNKRVANIKEGKDKYFWCNPLDRITGKRNHQMREAVNQATRIANEHCLEPGIGTIVLGWNQSQKQRSEMGRKTNQKLVFVPSSRLKKRIQQLAEQYGIIFIEQEDSYTSKVAALDLDVIPVFGKKSGGWKPSGKRVKRGLSRSADGTEVNADAKARWNIGRKANVTGMQSTPATGVLTSPKRLR from the coding sequence CTGTCGGCAGCACTGGAGTATCTGTGTAGAGAATCCAATAAGCTCTACAACTGCACTCTCTATCTGGCTCGGCAGCTTGACTTCAAGGCGGGGAAATTCTTCAATGGTTCCTGGTTGTCCAGCCAAATGAAGCTCAATTCCCACATGAAGGCGCTCTATACCAGTGCGGCTCAACCAACTTGCATTTCGGTGGGCAAAGCGTTTAAGAGTTTCAAGGAGCTGCTGAAGCCGTGGCGTAAGGGTGAATTACCAGAAAAGCCAAAGCCACCCCAATATCGAACCTCTGATAGTCGGTTTCAAATCGGCTATCCCCAGCGTTGGCTGAAGCTAGTAGATGGGGTAGTCAAGGTTCCCATGGGGAAAGCTTGCAAGACTTGGTTCAACCTGTCTGAAGTCTTCCTGCCATTCCCGACCCATCTTGACTGGAACCAGGTTCAAAAGTTGCAGATTGTCCCTAGGGCTGGGTACTTCGATGTAGTCTGGATCGGTAAAGGAAAGCCGGTTGAGCCGGTTGATTTCGCTCCAGACAAAGCCCTATCTATTGACCCAGGCTTAAACAACTGGTTGACCTGCACCACGACTGAGGGGACCAGCTTCCTTGTGGATGGCAAGCATCTGAAATCGCTGAATCAGTGGTACAACAAGCGAGTTGCCAACATCAAAGAAGGCAAAGATAAATACTTCTGGTGCAACCCGCTAGACCGAATCACGGGCAAGCGAAATCATCAGATGCGGGAGGCCGTCAACCAAGCCACTCGGATTGCGAACGAGCATTGCCTGGAACCTGGCATTGGCACCATTGTCTTGGGCTGGAATCAAAGCCAAAAGCAACGGTCTGAAATGGGTCGCAAAACCAACCAAAAGTTGGTCTTCGTCCCATCTTCAAGGCTGAAAAAGCGCATCCAACAGCTTGCGGAGCAATACGGTATTATTTTTATCGAACAGGAAGACAGTTATACGTCAAAGGTTGCAGCGCTAGACTTGGATGTGATTCCCGTATTCGGTAAAAAATCCGGGGGATGGAAACCATCTGGTAAGCGTGTGAAGCGTGGCTTGTCCCGTTCAGCCGATGGAACTGAAGTCAATGCTGATGCAAAGGCTCGGTGGAATATCGGCAGAAAAGCAAACGTAACCGGGATGCAAAGCACCCCGGCAACAGGCGTATTGACTTCACCTAAGCGTCTGAGGTGA